Proteins encoded by one window of Polaribacter haliotis:
- a CDS encoding phospholipase D-like domain-containing protein, producing the protein MRIERANILELIGTGKNKYHSCVITSYSIDLVFFEHLILPKLRSAGVTNINLFVDATMLEQYLSSHLGTSHKKFKANYSITPIKTSGAFHPKTLFLAGKEKGYLAVGSGNITSSGMLYNDEIWSSFYYTKDKNDTKSIFKSAWSFIENLKNYTHGINKLKISWVVQHAPWILDLKEDTSKDFFIKDISYFFSYTNKDESLYNRTFVNFPKNPQSIKIIAPYYNSDGAFIDKLIEEYKTNNIHCVVDSENGLLPYNFKNNFVQFSDWSDVLEKNNKNSIQRLHAKAIQIEYDEETIFILGSANATLEAFGISKRAVVNQEAIIILKSKKRTDFFKDLGINFPKIGFLKPTQFIKRTLEDNVKQSNSIKIKHSELEEDNLIINLKEIKSEKFLLQTFDNNENILEQINILIDKSVLKCKLKKVETVFKFAFYEINSLKRVSNFSLIQRTSILKKSNPDERLAKLQSFEFLDIFNTLNYELVLDFLDSEKVFQNQSKTMSILPLSDNDEDDDGEVITESEYNTNAMLGIDEFVTKDNITSMIEEFLDVLKIRDTQIDELSNNNEELAIEAGDDGLNSQINLDNQRRSINTKEGQRIQNKIANTVKSVTCLIDERFQKNIQQDERSIKALFIGFHILLHFWKEGYSEDISVIKIKYRNIEELSVLEKKFSLVRLESQITAIRNEVLYNIEYLKLHLFEDFVKNQKHVNITSTPTEPISNFNSFINDKFINSYLDTSLIASFLNKGLLTILWSIKTEELKINKEETVKLIILTNKYLSEIKGSKHFVNFRKLILLNMFDLFNLETFELNNASEDMKEVLNSELFIYYKAFKEQLKLKQIISKKLESYLTNSIIYSTRYGFCRLKMVRKNFYIDIENPLGEYIKHGDYLGSFKVYVGENVKIFG; encoded by the coding sequence ATGAGAATTGAAAGAGCTAATATTTTAGAATTAATAGGTACAGGGAAAAACAAATATCATAGCTGTGTAATTACAAGCTATAGTATAGATTTAGTTTTTTTCGAGCATCTAATACTACCTAAATTAAGAAGTGCAGGTGTAACAAATATTAATCTATTTGTAGACGCAACTATGTTAGAGCAATATTTGTCCTCTCATTTGGGCACTTCTCACAAAAAATTTAAAGCTAATTACAGTATAACTCCCATAAAAACATCTGGAGCTTTCCACCCAAAAACACTTTTTTTAGCGGGAAAAGAAAAAGGTTATTTAGCAGTTGGAAGTGGAAATATTACTTCAAGTGGTATGCTTTACAATGATGAAATTTGGTCATCATTCTATTATACTAAAGATAAAAATGATACGAAATCAATTTTTAAATCTGCGTGGAGTTTCATTGAAAATTTAAAAAACTACACTCATGGAATTAATAAATTAAAAATTTCTTGGGTAGTACAACACGCACCTTGGATATTAGACCTAAAAGAAGACACTTCAAAAGATTTCTTTATTAAAGATATTTCTTATTTTTTTTCATATACAAACAAAGATGAATCTCTATATAATAGAACGTTTGTAAATTTCCCCAAAAACCCACAATCTATAAAAATCATTGCTCCCTACTATAATTCAGATGGCGCTTTTATAGATAAGTTAATAGAAGAATATAAAACCAATAATATTCATTGCGTTGTGGATTCCGAAAACGGATTACTTCCCTATAATTTCAAAAATAATTTTGTACAATTTTCTGATTGGTCTGATGTACTCGAAAAAAACAATAAAAATAGTATTCAAAGATTACACGCAAAAGCTATACAAATAGAATATGACGAAGAAACCATTTTTATTTTAGGAAGCGCAAACGCTACTTTAGAAGCGTTTGGAATAAGTAAAAGAGCTGTTGTAAATCAAGAAGCTATTATAATTTTAAAATCGAAAAAAAGAACAGATTTTTTTAAAGATTTGGGTATTAATTTTCCGAAAATTGGATTTTTAAAACCAACACAATTTATTAAAAGAACTTTAGAGGATAACGTAAAGCAGTCAAATTCAATAAAAATAAAACACTCCGAATTAGAAGAGGATAACTTAATTATCAACTTAAAGGAAATAAAATCAGAAAAATTTTTATTACAAACCTTCGATAATAATGAAAACATACTAGAGCAAATAAATATTCTAATAGATAAGTCAGTTTTAAAATGTAAACTTAAAAAAGTTGAAACAGTTTTCAAATTTGCCTTTTATGAAATAAATTCACTAAAAAGAGTTTCTAATTTTTCCTTAATTCAAAGAACATCCATTCTCAAAAAATCAAATCCAGATGAGCGGTTAGCAAAATTACAAAGTTTTGAATTTTTAGATATTTTTAATACTCTAAACTATGAACTCGTTTTAGATTTTTTAGATTCTGAAAAAGTGTTTCAGAACCAAAGTAAAACGATGTCAATTCTTCCTTTAAGTGATAATGATGAAGATGATGATGGAGAAGTTATAACTGAATCTGAATATAACACAAATGCTATGTTAGGCATAGATGAATTTGTTACTAAAGATAACATTACATCTATGATAGAAGAGTTTTTAGATGTTTTAAAGATTAGAGATACCCAAATAGATGAATTATCTAACAATAATGAAGAATTAGCTATAGAAGCTGGAGATGATGGACTAAACAGTCAAATTAATTTAGATAACCAGCGTAGAAGCATAAACACCAAAGAAGGTCAAAGAATACAAAATAAAATAGCAAATACCGTAAAATCTGTAACCTGTTTAATTGATGAAAGGTTTCAAAAGAACATTCAGCAAGATGAAAGGTCTATAAAAGCACTTTTTATTGGATTCCACATTCTATTGCATTTTTGGAAAGAAGGCTATTCTGAAGATATTTCTGTGATAAAAATTAAATATAGAAATATTGAAGAATTAAGTGTTTTAGAAAAGAAATTTAGTTTGGTGCGATTGGAATCTCAAATTACTGCGATTAGAAATGAGGTTTTGTATAACATAGAATATTTAAAATTACACTTGTTTGAAGATTTTGTTAAAAATCAGAAACACGTTAATATAACTTCCACTCCTACTGAACCTATTTCTAATTTTAATTCTTTTATCAATGATAAATTTATAAATTCATATTTAGACACTTCTTTAATCGCTTCTTTTCTGAATAAAGGGTTACTCACTATTTTATGGTCGATTAAAACTGAAGAATTAAAGATTAATAAAGAGGAAACTGTTAAACTAATAATCTTAACAAATAAATATTTATCTGAAATTAAAGGAAGTAAACACTTTGTCAATTTTAGGAAACTTATACTACTAAATATGTTTGATTTATTTAATTTAGAAACATTCGAGTTGAATAATGCTTCAGAGGACATGAAAGAAGTTTTAAATAGTGAATTATTTATTTATTATAAAGCTTTCAAAGAGCAATTAAAATTAAAACAAATTATTTCGAAAAAATTAGAATCATACTTAACCAATTCGATAATTTATAGCACTCGATATGGTTTTTGTAGGCTAAAAATGGTTAGAAAAAATTTCTATATAGATATTGAAAATCCTTTAGGTGAATATATTAAACATGGAGATTATTTAGGCAGTTTTAAAGTGTATGTTGGAGAAAACGTAAAAATATTTGGTTAA
- a CDS encoding type I restriction endonuclease subunit R gives MHSQTNEQALEAYIEKILTGTNLEELKAQNISIDAVNENAEIYRTGKGYYIGQSANFNAQFAIDEQFFWSFLENTQKEELEKLQKQSDWKLKILNRFDRLVKKYGILYLLKKGLQVDDAHFTLFYQLPLASSSKTVKDNFEQNKFSVTRQLCYSVDNPREEIDLVFFLNGLPIVSMELKNHWTGQNARVHGQQQYKTQRDNKQPLLQFARCIVHFAVDTDEAYMTTKLDGNKTFFLPFNKGNKHGKGNPEVAKDEIGHRTNYLWNEVFTRESIANIIQHFVRLDGKKKDALQSKTLFFPRYHQMDVVRKIIKDASIKGVGETYLIQHSAGSGKSNSITWAAYQLIETYPANEKAAGNKGSTQPLFDSVIVVTDRRLLDKQIRDNIADFSEVKNIVSPAYSSKELRESLEQGKKIIITTIQKFPFIIDGIADLSEKRFAVIIDEAHSSQSGTAHDNMNRAMGTKVNEDEELDAQDKIINAMQSRKIRDNASYLAFTATPKPITLEKFGTKQEDGTFKPFHLYSMKQAIEEGFILDVLANYTTLKSYYEIEKSVDNNPFFDGAKAQKKLRAYVEQHQQTIHTKAEIILDHFIPNIVNKKKLKGKVKAMVITQSIASAIKYYKALQKILKEKGSPFKIAIAFSGTKEINGIEYSEAEMNGFPEKDTRHKFDEDAYRILVVANKYLTGFDQPKLTAMYVDKKLQGVLAVQTLSRLNRAATKLGKKTEDVFVLDFFNSSAEIKASFDPFYTATSLNEATDVNVLHELKEVLDDRGVYEWIEVEDFNIKFFNKEKAEVIGKIIERAAERFKHELELEDDEKADFKIKAKQFVKIYGQMASIIDFEVLNWEKLFWFLKFLIPKLPINDTEIDALDELLNSVDLSTYGLERVRLNEAIELDADETEVDPQNPNPRGAHGNGEEHDPLDLIVSSFNERWFQNWEVTPEDQRVKFITLTKSIQAHEDFQSKVLENGDEQNKNLAFKKILDEVMSKQRKQELDLYRLYAKDDAFYKAFFDTMKRMSQI, from the coding sequence ATGCATAGCCAAACAAACGAACAAGCATTAGAAGCATATATAGAAAAAATATTAACAGGTACTAATTTAGAAGAATTAAAAGCCCAAAATATTTCTATAGATGCAGTAAATGAAAATGCAGAAATCTACAGAACTGGCAAAGGATATTATATTGGGCAATCTGCTAATTTTAATGCACAGTTTGCGATAGACGAACAATTCTTTTGGTCTTTTTTAGAAAATACGCAGAAAGAAGAATTAGAAAAACTACAAAAACAAAGCGATTGGAAGTTGAAAATTCTAAATCGGTTTGATCGATTGGTAAAGAAATATGGCATTCTCTATTTACTGAAAAAAGGTTTGCAAGTAGATGATGCTCATTTTACATTATTTTACCAATTGCCATTAGCAAGTAGTAGTAAAACTGTAAAAGATAATTTTGAGCAGAACAAATTTAGCGTAACAAGACAATTATGTTATTCAGTAGATAACCCAAGAGAAGAAATAGATTTGGTGTTCTTTTTAAATGGTTTGCCAATAGTTTCTATGGAGTTAAAAAACCATTGGACAGGGCAAAATGCAAGAGTGCATGGGCAACAACAATACAAAACACAAAGAGATAACAAACAACCTTTATTACAATTTGCACGCTGTATTGTTCATTTTGCAGTTGATACAGATGAAGCGTATATGACCACTAAATTAGATGGAAATAAAACTTTTTTTCTTCCATTTAACAAAGGAAATAAACACGGAAAAGGAAATCCAGAAGTTGCAAAAGACGAAATTGGTCACAGAACCAATTATTTGTGGAATGAAGTTTTTACGAGGGAAAGTATTGCGAATATCATTCAGCATTTTGTGCGTTTAGATGGTAAAAAGAAAGACGCTTTACAAAGTAAAACCTTGTTTTTTCCACGTTATCATCAAATGGATGTGGTACGAAAAATTATTAAAGACGCAAGTATAAAAGGAGTTGGAGAAACCTATTTGATTCAACATTCTGCAGGTTCAGGAAAATCGAATTCTATTACTTGGGCTGCTTATCAATTAATAGAAACCTACCCAGCAAACGAAAAAGCAGCAGGAAATAAAGGAAGTACGCAACCATTATTCGATTCTGTAATTGTTGTAACAGACAGACGTTTATTAGACAAACAAATAAGAGATAATATTGCAGATTTTTCTGAAGTAAAAAATATTGTTTCACCAGCATATTCATCCAAAGAATTAAGAGAAAGTTTAGAGCAAGGGAAAAAAATCATTATTACTACGATTCAGAAATTTCCTTTTATCATTGATGGAATTGCCGATTTAAGCGAAAAACGTTTTGCAGTAATTATAGACGAAGCACACAGTAGCCAAAGTGGAACAGCTCATGATAATATGAACAGAGCTATGGGTACAAAAGTAAATGAAGATGAAGAATTAGATGCCCAGGACAAAATAATAAATGCGATGCAGTCTCGAAAAATAAGAGATAATGCAAGTTATTTGGCATTTACAGCAACTCCAAAACCAATTACTTTAGAGAAGTTTGGTACAAAACAAGAAGATGGTACTTTTAAACCTTTTCACTTATATTCTATGAAACAAGCCATAGAAGAAGGTTTTATTTTAGATGTATTAGCAAATTACACCACCTTAAAAAGTTATTACGAGATAGAAAAATCAGTTGATAACAATCCGTTTTTTGACGGTGCAAAAGCACAGAAAAAATTACGAGCTTATGTAGAGCAACATCAGCAAACCATCCATACCAAAGCAGAAATAATTTTAGATCATTTTATTCCGAATATTGTCAATAAGAAAAAGCTAAAAGGAAAGGTAAAAGCGATGGTAATTACCCAAAGTATCGCTTCTGCCATTAAGTATTACAAAGCTTTGCAGAAAATATTAAAAGAGAAAGGAAGTCCTTTTAAAATTGCTATTGCTTTTTCTGGAACAAAAGAAATCAACGGAATTGAATATTCTGAAGCTGAAATGAATGGTTTTCCTGAAAAAGATACCCGCCATAAATTTGATGAAGATGCCTACAGAATTTTGGTTGTTGCTAATAAATACTTAACAGGTTTCGATCAACCAAAATTAACAGCAATGTATGTTGATAAAAAACTACAAGGCGTTTTAGCTGTCCAAACACTATCAAGATTAAACAGAGCTGCAACTAAATTAGGCAAGAAAACAGAAGATGTTTTTGTATTAGACTTTTTTAATTCTTCTGCAGAAATAAAGGCTTCTTTTGATCCATTTTATACAGCAACTTCTTTAAATGAAGCAACAGACGTAAATGTACTCCATGAGTTAAAAGAGGTTTTGGACGATAGAGGTGTTTATGAATGGATAGAAGTAGAAGATTTTAATATAAAATTCTTCAACAAAGAAAAAGCGGAAGTTATTGGTAAAATTATTGAAAGAGCAGCCGAACGCTTTAAACACGAATTGGAATTAGAAGATGATGAAAAAGCTGATTTTAAAATTAAAGCAAAACAGTTTGTAAAAATTTACGGACAAATGGCTTCAATTATTGATTTTGAAGTTTTAAACTGGGAAAAACTATTTTGGTTTTTAAAGTTTTTAATTCCGAAACTTCCAATAAACGATACAGAAATAGATGCTTTAGATGAACTATTAAATTCAGTTGATTTATCTACTTATGGATTAGAAAGAGTTCGCTTAAATGAAGCGATAGAATTAGATGCAGATGAAACCGAAGTAGATCCACAAAACCCAAACCCAAGAGGAGCTCATGGAAATGGAGAGGAACATGATCCATTAGATTTAATTGTAAGTAGCTTTAATGAACGTTGGTTTCAAAATTGGGAAGTTACTCCAGAAGACCAAAGGGTAAAATTTATTACGTTAACAAAATCGATTCAAGCGCATGAAGATTTTCAATCTAAAGTACTTGAAAATGGAGATGAACAAAATAAAAATTTAGCATTCAAAAAAATATTAGACGAAGTAATGTCTAAACAACGTAAACAAGAGTTAGATTTGTACAGATTGTATGCTAAAGATGATGCTTTTTATAAAGCCTTTTTTGATACCATGAAACGAATGTCACAGATATAA